The Camelus dromedarius isolate mCamDro1 chromosome 19, mCamDro1.pat, whole genome shotgun sequence genome segment GCAGTTCTGCTGCAGATTCAGGAGTATACTCCCACTGGTGCCATGAAAACGCCCCGGGGATGGGGTGCTGGTAGAGGTACCCTTACTTGCCTCTCAGAGCCTCTGTTTGGATTACAGAATTCAGCTTGCTGAGAAATTCGTGAAAGCTGTTTCCAAGCCCAGTCGGCCTGACATGAATCCCATAAGGTGAGCATATCGTCTCTCCCCCCAAATCCTCCTTCCTCATTGCTGCTTTTGGCCAGTGCCTGCCCTTGTCCTGTGAGGGGTGGGAGGGCTCAGGGGAGACCAGGCGCAGTTGGCATTAGAGATAAGACTGCCACTGATGAGTGATTTGCTTGGGGGTGCCAGGTACGTGACTCCTTTGCCCCAGGTATCTCCTCGCCGCCCTGCCTGTCACGGTGGGCAAACCTCCACAAGAGAGGTTCACTCCTAGGGGTTAGTGTCCTCATTGTGGATGCACGTGCTTCAGAGAGCACCTGACTGCACATTCACACTTGAGGATCACTGGCATATCAgtcctggcctttttttttttttttttttcaggtaaaaaaTGGATACTGAGGGAATGGGAGTTTTTGAACATGAAAAAGAGAAGGGTGGTTTGAGATAATGGGATCCTTGGTGCATGGAAAGAAGGCCAGGGTTCTGCCATGTTAGGTAGTGTGGAAGCTCCAGGCCCTGCAGGAGGACAGCAGTTGGGGCAGACAGGCTGGGCTGAGGGCTGAGCTTATTATCTTTGGGGCTTCACACAACTAGAGACTGAGGTATCTACTTACACTTTATCAAAATCATattcattactttttaatataaatttacttaaaattaaatccAGTAGGGAGATTGTACTTTATAGACGTCTTCGGAAAGTCTTTAAGTAGTTTCTTCCTGTGCTTTAGTGTCCTGTCTGCCAGGTCCTGAGAAGCAGCGTCCAGGGCCCCTGCCTCTGCTGCGCTTCACCCAGTAGTGGTTTCAAAAGTGTGTTCAAGGGCCCCGGGAGGTGGAGGGCTGGACGTCAAACATGCCCTGCATCCTGGGTAGGGGTTCCTCCACCCCTGATGGTAATTGACCTGTTAGGATGATTTGGAAGTAACTTTGCTACAGGAAGGCCTGAAATCCATGTAGACAGAACCTGGGCAAGAGCCTGGCCCGTGGTGGTCTGGCCTCGTGATGGTGATGGTGGCCTGGGCTGGGAGTGCCAGCAGTCATGTCTGCCAgatcttcctctctctttcctcctgtcttCCACAACTGTAGCTGCACTCCCCAGTTGCCCTGGGGCAAGCCCGAGGGGGTGCTTGGCAGCTCAGACCTAGGGCTTGTCTGTCCAGGACAGCAGTGTAGCAGGCTGGGGCTCCTCACTCTTGGTGGGTTGGGTGGTGCAGGGCCTGAGGCAGCAGGTGAGGACAGGCACAGCCTCCTGCCTACCAGCTATTGCCCAGACAAGTGTTCCCCAGGAAGCCTTTatcccctctccctctgtccaCAGGGTAAAGGAGGTGTACAGgctggaggagatggagaagattTTTGTCAGGTGAGTGACTCCACCAGGGTAGCTCAGGATTTGAGGAGCCGAGATGGGAGTGGCAGTGTCCAGGATTCATTCTCTGCTGTCCTGTAGATGGGCTGGGGATGTGGCAGTGAGTTGGCCCTGGTGGGCTGCGTCTACCCCTTCACCTCCCTTGCCCGTGCAGCCAAGAGTCCCCTGGCTGAGAGTTGATTCAGCTGtcaggaggggagcagggcaggtgtGTGTCAGGCAGAAATATGGGCTCATTGGCACTGTAATAGTTATGACTGTCCCTGCGAGGGGCAGAGCAGCAAGCTGCTTGAAACACTATAAATCCCAGCTCCTGGTGCTGACAGAGGTCCTGCCTGGAGGCAGTAGGGGGAGCATAACTGCTGCTTCCTGTTCTTAGCGGTGTGTGGGGTGCTCAGGTCTGTAGGTCTCATCCTGGCTGTGGCCACTGTGGGCACAGGAGCTGGGCCAGGTCTCAGTGTGCCCATGTTAACTCTTCGGTGGCCACACTGATGCCATGGGTAGTGGCTAAGACCCAGTGGCACTCGTGGTCTCTAGATCTTACCCTTAGCGGTGTCACCCTGACATCCCCAAACAGCAGCAACATAGCAGGGGCATTTGCTACTCCCTGGCCTCCACTGCTTAGTTCAGAGCCTGAGCTTTAAAACCAGCACTGCACTCACCCACTTGACATGAGGCCTGGAACATTTCAagtctctgcctcagtttcttatgCTGAACGGAGGTAAAAATACTGTGGTTGGGTGATTTTGACATTAGCCAGAGACTGACGTTAGGACCTCCTTTCTCTCTAACGTTTCCTGCCTGCACATTTCCCTGCTCTGGAGATCAGGTTAGAAATGAAGATCATCAAGGGCTCCAGTAACACACCGAAGCTCAGCTACACGGGGCGAGACGACCGGCACTTCGTGCCCACTGGCCTCTACATCGTCAGGACGGTGAATGGTGGGTGATGAGCGATCATTCCCTGACCCTCAGCCGGGGTGACTGGCCCACACCCTGCCTGAGCCAGGCAGCAGACAGGCTGGCACTTCTTTGAGGTGTATGTTGAGGAGGACTATGTCCTTGAACCTCTTCTGTTCTTTGGTGGGTCCTAGGGGTTGAGTGTTGGGGCTGGAGAGACAAGAGCCCAGCTTGTCTACACACACACGGTGTCCTCCTGGCAGGAAAAGGGCCTTCTTAGtgggcagcggcagcagcagatCCAGAAAGTCAAGTTTGGCCATTTGCATCCCCTGTAGCATCCTTTTTGCTTCGTGCTCTCTGGTTAACAGAGTCCTGCTCCCTCAGCCAGGGTCCTAGAGGTGTCGCCCGATAGCGGGCTGGCAGGACTGGGGTGGGGTTGTTGAGAACTAACTATCTTAGTCGTCCTCTGGAGCCTCTTTGGGCTGGTGATGAAGGCTGTGTTCTCACAGGCTCCCTGCCTGCTGTCTGGGTGGGAGAAAGGGGAGTGGAAGAATGGGCGTGGAGGGAGGCATGCCCTACGTTGGCTTGACCTGCCCCTCATGGGTATTTTGTGTCCTTTCTGGGCttcttccccctttcctcctgtcagAGCCATGGACCATGGGTTTCAGCAAAAGCTTCAAGAGGAAGTTCTTCTACAACAAGAAAACCAAGACATCTACCTTTGACCTCCCTGCAGACTCCATTGCTCCATTTCAGTAAGTAGCCCTCTTCCAGGCCTGCCCCCTCAGCAGCCCTAGGTACTCACTTCTGCCAGGATGTCAGCCCATCCTCTTGGGGCACACCTGCACCTTGAGACCCTTTGCTGCCCATGCAGGGGCTCCCCAcaaggggaaatggagagagtGATGGTGGGACCCAACCCCCAGGACCAGGTTGGGGGTCTTGGGAATAAAGGGCCCCACTCTGGCCTGGGCGTGGGAACATGCTGAGGGCCCACAGCCTTGCTCTCGGACCCAGTGTCCATTTGCCAGATTGTTGGCCATAGGTTTCAACAGCAGCCGGCAGCCGGCAGCCCTACTGTGCCTGTAATTAGCCACGGACACTAGTGTGTCACCACACTAATACTGTTCTATTAGAGTAGCAGAGACAGATAAACCAGGAATATCAGTAATTGTAGGGTCCAGTAGGATGCAATTAGCAGCAGCTATGTGATGGGGAAAGCTGATtctggaaggcagggaggagcagggcctACTAGGTACATTTTGGCTGCCAGAGGGGAGATCCTCAACTAGAGTCATTGATGAGACTGACTCCTAAGAACACCCCTCCCCGAAGGCAGTTGCCAGGGTGGGTGGTGGTCTCTAGGTCCTGCTCCAGCGGGTGTTGCCCTCTgacctcctttctcctccccagcATCTGCTACTCCAGCCGGCTCTTCTGGGAGTGGGGGGATGGCATCCGTGTGCATGACTCCCAGAAGCCCCAGGACCCAGACAAGCTGTCCAAGGAGGCTGTCCTCTCCTTCATCCAGACGCACAGCGCCTGAGGGTCCGGGGGACACCCACCCTTGCCAAATGCCCTGTTACTCCCTGTGCCTGGGCCCACACACTGGTTCCTTCTCCCTCTCGGAGAGGGATGGGAAGCACAGTCACTGCAGCCTGGTCATGGGGGATGGGTGGCCACCTCTGCATTTCCTCTGAAGAGCTCAATAGGGGCCTTCAGAGGACACTCACAAGTTCCTTCTGGGACACTTTTTTGGACTTCGCTCCCCAGAGACCTGCCTGGGAACTGTCTCCCCTGCCTGGACTCAGCCTGAAGGATGCAGCTCCTCCAGCAGGTTTGAGGTCAGAGCTCAGGGCACGTGGGGCCAGTGGAGGACGTGTCAGAGATCAGGGCTTTGGCTCTGTTCTCTCCTGTATCCTGTAGACTcacttttctgagttctgtgcaCTGCCCTGAGGGCGGCCATGCCCTTGCTTTGCCCAACTTTTTACTGGGCCAACCCTGAGTGGGTGGAAGCCCACCAGTGTGAGCTGGCCAGGAGCAGCTGCTGTACAAACCaaggttttgtttctttgaaccTGCTCTGTTTTGATGCCAAGTTGGAGATGTGTCTCCTCCCCCTACCCTGTCCTGGTCGTCCCTGGAGTTCTTCCCAGCCTGGACCTCTGACAGTCCCGCAGGCCGGGAAGGGAGGCATGAGGACCCCACTTCAGGATGCAGGTAGTGCTGTCTGGTGGTTGATGTGACtgcttcctgggccccacccctttTGATCTGAACTTTGGGCAGCTCTCAAAGGAGAGGAAGCAGCCGTGAAGACCTGCATCTTTCTACATGCCAGCAGCAGTGGCCCCACCATGACAAAGGGTACCTCAAGGGTTGGGTTGCACTCAGTCCTCTGCCAGTCATGGCACCCCTATTTCCCCAGCCACCTTGCTACCCGCCCCCTTTGTTCTTCTTCCCCAATAAGAGATACTGTTGCTTTTGTTTGTCCTTGCGTGGTCACTCCATTTCCTCTGTCTCGGCAGgcagaaggggaagaggggaagctGGGCTGTAgctttgggtgggtgggtggggcacCTGTGGTTGTTTTTAATGGGAAATACCTCTCAGAGATGCTCATATGGGCTCCCTAGGGCCCCATCCCAGTGCTAGACTGGTTTCCATGGAGCTCGGGTACAGAGGCTCCTGAGGTTAGAACTGACTCCACCTCAGGGGTCTCTGGCCCCTCCCCCCACATTGTCAGCAGCACAGCTGAGATGCTGTTATTTCCACCCAGTTCTGGGTAAATCAGTGTGTCTTGCAGAATCTTAGCTCATTaaagataaacatatttttaataccTGTGTGGCTTTGTACAGGGGCTGCTGCTGTTTGTCCTTGGTGCATTGTGGTCTGGGACTCACTTGGATGAAACAGCTTGGACTGGAGGTGAGGGGGAGGAAGCGCTACttaaagaaaaggggagaaaagacgGTTTGCTTAGTCAGAGCCTTGTCCAAGCTCAGGACTCCCAAGGCTGCTGCTTGCTGCTAGAGAGGGGCCCAAGGAAGAGCTGGGGAATGATGCAGCACCTGGTCAGAGCAGGGACTGGAGAATGAATGATCCTACAgcccagcagggcagggaggcacCTTCCCCTTTATATAAATCACACAGCTTACTCCATGTGGCACTGTGACAATCCAGGATCAGTCTGTGACTAAAATAACAGAGGCGTCAGACCAATTAGTGCCACTagacagggaaagagagggagggacggTTTCCCTGACCCCGGCCAGCCTTTCCTCCGCTCTGCGCCTGgcgcctctctccctctctgctctaGGCTAGCGTCTCTCCAGCAGTCCCATCACTCTGGTGCAGGTTCTCCCCTACAGCCTGGTATCTACGTGTTGCTTGGCTCCGTCACCCTGACCCTGAGTGTCCTTCCCTTAACGTTTCACAGCCTTAGCTCCCAGGGCAACCCCTTTCCATGCTTTTACTAACTTAATTGGTGTGCTCTTGGCTCCCAAGCCCCCCCATCCTTTTGGTTGCCCTCCTGGCCCCTGTGCTGGGAGTAGAATTGGGGGCTGTGCTCGGGGGCACCAGATGATATCTGTGTTTGCCCCTCTGCAAACCCCTCCTGGTTTACTGGCCGCTTACCTTAAGTCTGGTCATTACCATGGCTTTTGCTGCTCACTGGCTCTGCCAGGCCTCACCAGCCTTGTCTGCCTCCTGAAGATGGATTAATTCTGCACTCCTGTGGGTCCACCACACGAGCCCTTCAAGTCCCCAGGCTGCCCTTTGCTGCGCAGGCCAGATTTTTTCCTGCCATAATCACAGGCAGTGTGGCATGGACTAGAGGGCAAGACAGACAGTGTTTGCTAGGGGTGGTGTGGGGTCTGTCTCAGCCCCAGCAGCGCCCAAGCCCTGGAAATGGCTCCCACCACAGTTCTGGCTTAAGAAGTACTTTGTTATCGCCTTCTCCGCCACTTGAGCTGGGGGCTTCCCTTCAcagcccctcttctccctcccttctgagTTTAGGCCAAGAGCTTATTCTTGATTCCTGAGTGccaccccactgcccccagcTGCCATCAGACCATGACATTTACTCAGCACATAGGAGCAGCCAGGGTGTTCTTTATTGCCTTTCCCTTGGCCTAAGCCAGCACAAAGTCCTTCTGGAGTCCCGAGACAGCCCCACAGCAggactgggaggcaggagaggctgggctgacAGGAAGCCCTGCTCCAGTGTCTGAGTCAGGGGAAATGGCCTTGTACCTTGGTCTTCTTGAGGCTTGATGGGCCTGCTTGGCCATGACCTCAGAGCTGAAGGGAACCCTGCGCCGACTGTGGAGAAATCTCAGGCTTACATGGTCCAGTAGGCGTAGACAAGAGTCAGGAGGATGAAGATGGCCACAGAGAGCAGTGTGTTCTTCTGGTTCTCCTGCCGAAGCAACTTTAGCTCCTTCTCTGGGAGGAAACGGTGGTAGACAGGTGGTTAGGCTCATCTGCTACTCTCATCTGCCTCTGGCTCTTCCACAAATAGGTACACATACTCCTAGCCGCTTTCTTATCCATAAAAATGTCCTCCTTGATCTGCCCAGACCCTCACAACCTTTTGGCTACAGATTCTGGCCCAAAAAATTCCAACACCCAATGCTGCTCAGCCATTTCTCGCCAAACGCAGTTGAACACAGAATGTATAAGGAAAGGGTGTCATCAAAGAGGCCACACCTGAAAGTCAAGCTAGGCGGTGGCACGGCATCACCAGGTGAGTCCTCTGGCCTGTCACTGGGTGGGCTCCATGGTGCTCCTCCTTCCAGAGTGTCTCATCTGGCCACCTAGACACTCTTGAGGGCAGCTGGGACCTCCTTAGGCCTGACACTGGAGTAGGTACAGGGCCGGGCCACACCACCAGTGTTTCCAGTCCTGCCCTCTGCTGGATGCCCAGCCCAGCAGGGACTAGGGATGCTAAGAGGACAGTCTATGCCTACGAGGTAGTCGCGCTCCCCTCCAGAGGGAACAGTCCTACTGTTCTTCTACAGCCACACTGTATTCATCCTCGTGTGACACACTGGTGACCGGTGTTCTGTGAAGGCTAAACTGGTAATGCTACAATTTTATGTGAACATTGCTAGGTTTGAGGGGTAACTGATGTCCCACccttatttatgtgtgtgtgtgttggggggggttACCTACGAACCAGCTCTGGGCAGGCCAGATGGGATGCAGCTAGGGGTATGTGACATGCACTGTGCTTACAGTGTTGATTCAAACTGGTTCCTCTGGGAGGTTGCTTGCCATCTCAACTATTCTATGATTGATTCTTGGCCAGATCTGGACCCTCAGGGTGAAAAGGACAGACAAGTCTGGAGAGCCTCTGCAGACCCTTTTCCTCCcaggctgctgggggtggggtgggcttacagatggcgggggggggggggggggggtcctacAACTGCCCTCCAGCTCCACGTCCTCCTAGGGCTTTACCTGGCTCTGCCCCGAACACCCAGAAGGTGGCAGCATTGTTCCACCCACAGTAGTCCTTCACGGCACCCAAGTGGGAGGTTCATCCTCCACCCTGGATTCCACCACTACCATCACTCCCACTCCAGGGTCTTCCTGGGAGGGAGTGGAggtctgggaggagggggcagggagggcagaccTCCCAAGTCAGGGTGGATGTGAGGATCTCTTCTGGATCTGGCTATCCCCCTTTGTCCCACAGAGGAAGAACAGACCCATGGGCCTCTGCATCTACCCTGAAACAGGGGAACAAAACTGATTTTCTCCCAGGCTGCTGAGCCTGCAGTGGGTTCCAGCAACTTTCTGGGGGCTGGCTCCCTCCTGAAGAATCCCCTTGACCCTCATCACTTTGTGGGCTCCCTGGGCTGTCTGCCCTCTCCTGACCCTGGGACTGGAGGACGGGGCTGGTAATGGGAGGGGACTTTCTTACCATAGTTGGAGGCTTTGTTCATCAGgctgtttttctccttctccagaGACCTCCTGTGAGGGGGGGGAGGGGGTCAAAATGGCTCAagcccttttccttcttcccacctAAGAGGCAGCTAGCACACCTGGGCAGGGTGGACAGATGGAACAAGGGCCCAGGTCTCTGGTGGCAGGGGGGATGGGGGGATGGAAGTCAAAGGCTAGGGCCCCAGGACAGATATGAGGGGTCAGGgcgcaggggcagggcagggggggAGCATTACCTGGCCTCTGGGCTCAGCTCCGCCCCATAGAGCCTGGAGTTGACAGCCTCCAGGTCTCTCCGACACTGTGACAGCTTCTCCTCCAACCCATCAATCTGAAAGACACAGAGATGGGGAGCAGAGTCTTTCAACTTTCAAAACAGCTGGGATCCTGGGATAGGGAGGAGGGAGCCTCTAGGATTCTTTTTGGACTGCGTCTTCACCCCAGTATCTATGCTTTGCTGTCTTCTATCTCCACGAGGTACAGTCCGAGCCCCAGTGGAAACAgctgtggttgccagggtctcAACGCTGCCTTGACCCCACTGGGCCAAACATGGGTTGGAGGCAGGTAGGAGTGGCCCCTCATCAGCTGTCGCCCCAGCACATGCCCCAGCTGGGCCCCACAGCAGGAGCAACTAGAGCCCTGAATGTGGCAGGTGTCTGCCCCACAGGCGTGTCCTAGAGTGAAATGAGATGATGCAGGAAGGCGTTGCCTTTCCAAAGCACTCCTCATACGATCAGACGGCAAGGGGCCAAAAAGCAGAGCCATTTCTTCACGTTGGTAcacttaattttaaagtaatctaAGTTgtaataatatacatttttccatGAGATTCAATAAAAATTCCTGAAAACAAGGCTCAGAGACactttatttctttctgatttggttCTTATGCAAAGGCATTGACCATCATCAAGCTAGCTGTAACTTGTGAAGCAAAACAGCTAAGCTCCTGAAAGGCTGGATGCCAAAGGTATCAGTTCTCCCATTTGTTTTGATTATAGTTTCAGAGGTGTGTTCTTGGGGAAATAATCTGAGTTGTGGGAAAATGACTTATAAAATACTGGACTGGATTGCCCAAGGTCCTGACATCACACATTTGGCTTTGGAAGTTCATCTGTCTCCAGGTGTCTGTCCAATCAGCcgcctccctgggcctggggcctGCTCTTCCTGCACCGCCACCCTGCTGGTGGGAGCCTAGATTTCAGTGGATGGGAGCTCAGTGGCCCTGCATCCCTCAAAGCAGCAGACTGAACAGTGCCTTGTGTCCCACTAATACCTGATTTTCCATTTGACTTCACTCATTCTCACCACATCCCTGGGAGGGATAGCAAATATAACTTCTGTTTCACAAATGGGGAGAACGGGCACTCAAATGGAATGACTTTTCTGAGGACTCAGAGTGGAACACCTCTCCCCTTATCAGTCTCAGGCAGTTCCGTGCTCCTGTCCTTTCTGGAGTGGCCCCTGTGCAGATGATCAACAACTGCCAAGTATGAATCCCTGAATCCCAGGCAGGTGTTCTGGGGCCAGTGTCAGCGTTGCCCCTGAAGACTCTGGGCCTTCTGCCCTTCTCCCTGGCCAGTACCCATCCTGGACACTTCTGGGTCAGCCACTTTCCCTTGTTCCAACACCCAGCTCAAACTACACATCATCTACCCCCTTTCCTGCAGCCCCAGCCTACTGCAACTCCAGCTCTGGAAGCAGGGCCCTGTGGGAGGGAGCAACTGCAGAGCCTTGAGTTAACTGCCTGGTTAATTGTGTCATTTCCCTGCTAATGGGTACCAAAGGGAGGGCTGTCCTGGGAAACAGCCCCAGCCAGGAgatggggcttctccagcctgggGAAGCCAAAGGCCATCTAGGAACCTGCGCTGCCGGGAAATGAGCAGTGGGAAGCCAGGCTCAGGGAACAGCAGCAGCCTGATGTGACAGTTAGAGGAGCCTCAGGCTGCCATGAGGCTTACCCTTCACAGCagtgcccccaacacacacagcccagcccctcaGGACCCCGAGATGTGCTGTTTCCATTTCCTGGTGCAGAAACCACAATCGGGACCAAATTCCATGCTGGGTCCCACACAAAGCTTAATTCCTGAGGCTCTATCTCCTCCATGAGGCCTTCTCTGCTGTCCTTGGCCAGAAGGTACTGCCTCCTTCTGGCCAATTAACCAGTCCTTCTCTCATGAAGCTGCGGACATACTATATCATCCAGTTATGTGTCCCAACCTCATCTTGCCAAACTCTGGGAGCCCCGAAGGCAGATGATGTAAACCTGAAGCCCAGGGGTCAAGTCTAGCTCAGACTGGCCCATGCCACTTGTGCATGTGACTGCCTGGCCTCTAAGGATGCCTTTGTAGCTCCCGTCCTAGAAGGCTAGTGGCCATCTGTCTCCCCTTGTGGCCACCACAAGGCCTGGCCCGCTGTAATCGCTGTTTGTAGCCATGGAGGAATAAGTAGGGCTGAGCATAGGTAGGGCTAAGGGGCTAGGCCTCATATAGCACCAGATGTCTGAAACCTTCCCCTCATGCCCACAGAAGCTGGAGGAAGGTAGGAGAAGCAGTTACACAGAAGCACATGGATTATGTACTTCGTAGATTACCCAATGCCAGTGTTAGTCCTAGGTCAGCCAGATTTCTCCTTGCTGCCCCTTGGGCCAGGCCCTGGCTTGCATGTCATTCTG includes the following:
- the CCDC167 gene encoding coiled-coil domain-containing protein 167, which translates into the protein MTKKKRENLGVAVEIDGLEEKLSQCRRDLEAVNSRLYGAELSPEARRSLEKEKNSLMNKASNYEKELKLLRQENQKNTLLSVAIFILLTLVYAYWTM